One window from the genome of bacterium encodes:
- a CDS encoding ABC transporter permease, with amino-acid sequence MRNVLTIARREMMGYFTSPMAYAAMLFFLGVCGLIFVLSTSQSGAKADMTGMFHSMVFLSLLMCPVITMGLLAQETNSGTYELLMTRPVHDAEVVVGKFLGAFGLYLAIIVVSLEFPLIFEGFGSPDWGQTLCGYVGIILAGMAFLAVGVFTSSLTSNQIAAWLMGLILLLFFWLIGWIGYGGSGLLGDVAKSLSSYENFGDLEKGVISSKNIVYFVTLIGFFLFLATRSLESRRTV; translated from the coding sequence ATGCGCAACGTCCTGACCATCGCCCGGCGCGAGATGATGGGCTACTTCACTTCCCCCATGGCCTATGCGGCCATGCTGTTCTTCCTGGGCGTCTGCGGTCTGATCTTCGTGCTCAGCACCTCGCAGTCCGGCGCCAAGGCCGACATGACCGGCATGTTCCACAGCATGGTGTTCCTGAGCCTGCTCATGTGCCCGGTCATCACCATGGGCCTGCTCGCGCAGGAGACGAACTCGGGCACCTACGAACTGCTGATGACCCGCCCGGTGCACGACGCCGAGGTCGTGGTGGGCAAGTTCCTCGGCGCGTTCGGGCTCTACCTGGCCATCATCGTGGTCAGCCTCGAGTTCCCGCTCATCTTCGAGGGCTTCGGCTCGCCCGACTGGGGCCAGACCCTCTGCGGCTATGTGGGCATCATCCTGGCCGGCATGGCCTTCCTGGCCGTCGGGGTGTTCACCAGCTCCCTGACCTCCAACCAGATCGCCGCGTGGCTCATGGGCCTGATCCTGCTGCTGTTCTTCTGGCTGATCGGCTGGATCGGCTATGGCGGCAGCGGCCTGCTGGGCGATGTGGCCAAGTCGCTGTCGTCGTACGAGAACTTCGGCGACCTGGAGAAGGGTGTCATCTCCAGCAAGAACATCGTGTACTTCGTGACCCTGATCGGCTTCTTCCTGTTCCTGGCGACGCGCTCGCTGGAGAGTCGGCGGACGGTCTAG
- a CDS encoding RNA chaperone Hfq: MSGKASIQDEYLKKLITSRTPVRVLLVNGKDLRGLIKSCDAFTLILDIGGVELLVYKSAVSVLGPQSRNNE; the protein is encoded by the coding sequence ATGTCGGGCAAGGCCAGCATCCAAGACGAGTACCTCAAGAAGCTCATTACAAGCCGGACACCCGTGCGCGTGCTGCTGGTCAATGGCAAGGACCTGCGCGGGCTCATCAAGTCCTGTGACGCCTTCACCCTGATTCTGGACATCGGCGGCGTCGAGTTGCTGGTCTACAAGAGCGCCGTCTCGGTGCTGGGGCCCCAGTCGCGCAACAACGAGTAG
- the dapF gene encoding diaminopimelate epimerase codes for MRFTKMHGLGNDYIYIDGIGQDLSPYDLPELSRLLSERHFGIGSDGIILILPSSQADFHMRTFNSDGSEAEMCGNAMRCFAKYVFEHGLTEKTELTVETGAGLIRPRLDVGEGKVQSVRVDMGEPRLTRGEIPMTGEAAAPAQGVEVPLPECSYTATCVSMGNPHCVIKVDEICDTMVREHGPQLECHSLFPRKTNVEFVQVLDRSEVRMRVWERGAGETMACGTGACATTVAAILGGHCGRQVTVHLLGGDLQIEWSEADNHVYMTGPATEVCEGTVNEELLARAVL; via the coding sequence ATGCGCTTCACCAAAATGCACGGCCTCGGCAATGACTACATCTACATAGACGGCATCGGGCAGGACTTGAGCCCCTATGACCTCCCGGAGTTGTCACGCCTGCTGTCCGAGCGCCACTTCGGCATCGGCAGCGATGGCATCATCCTGATTCTCCCCTCGTCGCAGGCTGATTTCCACATGCGCACCTTCAACAGCGACGGCTCCGAGGCCGAGATGTGCGGCAACGCCATGCGCTGCTTCGCCAAGTACGTCTTCGAGCACGGGCTGACCGAGAAGACCGAACTGACGGTCGAGACCGGCGCCGGGCTGATCCGCCCGCGCCTCGACGTGGGTGAGGGCAAGGTACAGTCCGTGCGCGTGGACATGGGCGAGCCGCGCCTGACGCGCGGCGAGATCCCCATGACCGGCGAGGCCGCCGCGCCGGCGCAGGGCGTCGAGGTGCCGCTGCCGGAGTGTAGCTACACCGCCACCTGCGTCTCGATGGGCAACCCCCACTGCGTCATCAAGGTGGACGAGATCTGCGACACCATGGTGCGCGAGCACGGGCCGCAACTGGAGTGCCACAGCCTGTTCCCGCGCAAGACCAACGTGGAGTTCGTGCAGGTGCTGGACCGCAGCGAGGTGCGGATGCGCGTGTGGGAGCGGGGCGCGGGCGAGACCATGGCCTGCGGCACGGGGGCGTGCGCCACGACCGTCGCCGCCATCCTGGGAGGCCACTGCGGTCGCCAGGTGACCGTGCACCTGCTGGGCGGCGACCTGCAGATCGAGTGGTCCGAAGCGGACAACCATGTCTACATGACCGGCCCGGCGACCGAGGTCTGCGAGGGGACGGTCAACGAGGAACTACTGGCTCGGGCCGTCCTATAG
- a CDS encoding TIGR03960 family B12-binding radical SAM protein: MGLLQQRFLEQVQTPARYLGLEHNSIVKDAASVRARFALCYPDTYEIGMSHLGSLILYSVINSHPEVWCERAYHPWFDASELMRREGLTLTSLESHTPLAQFDFVGLTLQHELNYTAVLSLLDLAQITLRAAERRPEEPLVIAGGPCAYNPEPVADFFDLFVIGEGEEVTLELLDAYLAEQETWGEAPDADQRAALLARLAQIEGVYVPRFGTERTVRKRLVQEFEHTPAATRPPVPYPEIVHDRGQIEINRGCTRGCRYCQAGMVYRPVRERSVETLVAQATEVIDSTGYDEVSLVSLNCPDYTHILPLVDRLHEQLSDRRVAIGLPSLRIDSFSVELAERVQRVKKTGLTFAPEAGSQRLRDAINKGVTEDDLRQAAGAAFQNGWHRLKLYFMIGLPGETEDDVHAIADLVVSVLQLGREVLGPDKGRLALNVSIAGFIPKPHTPFQWARQNTIDELEAKQTLLRELLARHKQVKLSFHSAPQAVLEGLLARGGRDWADLIEAAYREGAVFESWSDRFDLGLWLRVAGERGRDLLSEAQREWAVDAPLPWDHISCGVSKDFLAREARLAESLALTTDCRFGACSGCGLRGLSDQCASRSATEAEARP; the protein is encoded by the coding sequence GTGGGGCTGCTGCAACAGCGTTTCCTCGAGCAGGTACAAACCCCGGCGCGGTATCTCGGACTTGAGCACAACAGCATCGTCAAGGACGCTGCGTCCGTGCGCGCGCGTTTCGCCCTGTGCTACCCCGATACGTACGAGATCGGGATGTCGCACCTGGGCTCCCTGATCCTCTACAGCGTCATCAACAGCCACCCGGAGGTCTGGTGCGAGCGCGCCTACCACCCGTGGTTCGATGCCAGCGAGTTGATGCGCCGCGAGGGTCTGACGCTGACGAGCCTGGAGTCCCACACGCCGCTGGCGCAGTTCGACTTCGTGGGCCTGACGCTGCAGCATGAGCTGAACTACACCGCGGTGCTGTCGCTGCTCGACCTGGCACAGATCACGCTCCGCGCCGCCGAGCGCCGCCCTGAGGAGCCCCTGGTCATCGCGGGCGGGCCGTGCGCCTACAACCCCGAGCCCGTGGCCGACTTCTTCGACCTGTTCGTCATCGGCGAGGGCGAGGAAGTCACGCTGGAGCTGCTTGACGCCTACCTGGCCGAGCAGGAGACATGGGGGGAAGCGCCGGACGCCGACCAGCGAGCCGCGCTGCTGGCCAGGCTGGCGCAGATCGAGGGTGTGTACGTGCCGCGATTCGGCACGGAGCGCACCGTCCGCAAGCGCCTGGTGCAGGAGTTCGAGCACACGCCGGCGGCCACCCGCCCACCTGTCCCCTACCCCGAGATCGTGCACGACCGGGGACAGATCGAGATCAACCGGGGCTGCACGCGCGGCTGCCGGTACTGCCAGGCCGGGATGGTCTATCGCCCCGTCCGCGAGCGCAGCGTCGAGACACTCGTCGCCCAGGCCACGGAGGTCATTGACAGCACGGGCTATGACGAGGTCTCCCTGGTCTCGCTCAACTGCCCGGACTACACGCATATCCTGCCCCTGGTGGATCGCCTGCACGAGCAGTTGTCCGATCGCCGAGTGGCCATTGGCCTGCCGTCGCTGCGCATTGACAGCTTCAGCGTGGAGTTGGCCGAGCGCGTGCAGCGGGTCAAGAAGACGGGGCTGACGTTCGCGCCCGAGGCGGGATCGCAGCGCCTGCGGGATGCCATCAACAAGGGCGTCACGGAGGACGACCTGAGGCAGGCGGCGGGGGCGGCCTTCCAGAATGGCTGGCACCGCCTGAAGCTGTACTTCATGATCGGGCTGCCGGGCGAGACCGAAGATGACGTGCACGCGATTGCGGACCTGGTGGTCTCCGTGCTGCAGCTCGGCCGCGAGGTGCTCGGCCCGGACAAGGGCCGCCTGGCGCTCAACGTGAGCATCGCCGGCTTCATCCCCAAGCCCCATACGCCCTTCCAGTGGGCGCGGCAGAACACGATCGACGAACTGGAGGCCAAGCAAACGCTGCTACGGGAGCTGCTGGCCCGGCACAAGCAGGTCAAGCTGTCCTTCCACAGCGCGCCCCAGGCCGTGCTGGAGGGTCTGCTGGCGCGAGGTGGACGCGACTGGGCCGATCTGATCGAGGCCGCCTACCGCGAGGGCGCCGTGTTCGAGTCCTGGAGCGACCGCTTCGATCTCGGCCTGTGGCTGCGGGTCGCTGGGGAGCGGGGGCGCGATCTGCTGTCCGAGGCCCAGCGGGAGTGGGCCGTGGACGCCCCGCTGCCGTGGGATCACATCAGTTGCGGCGTGTCAAAGGACTTCCTGGCCCGCGAGGCCCGTCTGGCCGAGAGCCTGGCGCTCACCACCGATTGCCGCTTCGGCGCCTGCAGCGGCTGCGGCCTGCGCGGCCTGTCCGACCAGTGCGCCTCCCGCAGCGCGACTGAGGCGGAGGCCCGCCCATGA
- a CDS encoding helix-turn-helix domain-containing protein: protein MAHDVMTADQAAEFLQTSRDTLLRKARRGELPAAKLGREWRFRRADLEAWLIEGGDALRGRGADED from the coding sequence ATGGCGCACGACGTGATGACAGCCGACCAGGCCGCGGAGTTCCTGCAGACGAGCCGTGACACGCTGCTGCGCAAGGCCCGGCGGGGCGAGCTACCCGCGGCCAAGCTGGGCCGCGAGTGGCGCTTCCGCCGCGCCGACCTGGAGGCGTGGCTGATCGAGGGCGGGGACGCGCTACGAGGTCGTGGGGCAGACGAAGACTGA
- a CDS encoding ATP-binding cassette domain-containing protein has translation MIEVQGLTKYYGPHPAIMDVSFQVEAGEVVAFLGPNGAGKTTCMRILTGFMPANAGTATIAGFDIHEQSLDARRQIGYLPEHTALYRDMRVRQYLRYMGQLAGMGSAQVKDRMDNVMTRCGLAERADQIIGTLSRGYRQRVGIAQAMLHDPQVLILDEPTIGLDPNQIREVRSLIKSLAGDHTVMLSTHILPEAQATCERVIIINQGKIVATDTTSALTHRVKDAETMMFRVAQDDGAIPAALRALQNVHAVRAVRGDKGAYQVETSVGCDCRPEVARAIVEGGWGLLELRPLEMSLEEVFVELTTEDEEVG, from the coding sequence ATGATTGAGGTACAGGGCCTGACCAAGTACTACGGCCCACATCCGGCGATCATGGATGTTTCGTTCCAGGTGGAGGCAGGTGAGGTCGTAGCCTTCCTGGGGCCCAACGGCGCCGGCAAGACGACGTGCATGCGCATCCTCACCGGCTTCATGCCGGCCAATGCCGGCACGGCGACCATCGCCGGGTTCGACATCCATGAGCAGTCGCTGGACGCGCGCCGCCAGATCGGCTACCTGCCCGAGCACACCGCGCTCTACCGCGACATGCGGGTGCGGCAGTACCTGCGCTACATGGGACAGCTCGCCGGCATGGGCTCCGCGCAGGTCAAGGACCGCATGGACAATGTCATGACCCGCTGCGGTCTGGCGGAGCGGGCCGACCAGATCATCGGCACCCTCTCGCGGGGCTACCGCCAGCGCGTCGGCATCGCCCAGGCGATGCTCCACGATCCCCAGGTGCTCATCCTCGACGAGCCGACCATCGGGCTGGACCCCAACCAGATCCGCGAGGTCCGCAGCCTCATCAAGAGCCTGGCCGGCGACCACACAGTCATGCTCTCCACCCACATCCTCCCCGAGGCCCAGGCGACCTGCGAGCGGGTCATCATCATCAACCAGGGCAAGATCGTCGCCACCGACACCACCTCGGCCCTGACCCACCGGGTCAAGGACGCCGAGACCATGATGTTCCGGGTGGCCCAGGACGACGGGGCCATTCCCGCGGCGCTGCGCGCCCTCCAGAACGTCCACGCGGTGCGGGCGGTCCGGGGCGACAAGGGTGCGTACCAGGTGGAGACTTCCGTGGGCTGCGACTGCCGCCCGGAGGTGGCGCGCGCCATCGTCGAGGGCGGCTGGGGTCTGCTGGAACTGCGCCCGCTGGAGATGAGCCTGGAGGAAGTATTCGTCGAACTCACCACCGAAGATGAGGAGGTTGGCTAG
- a CDS encoding GldG family protein — MAESREEQHSAKRDPRLMALPSEAMTVVAFYGRMAGWAGSVLLLAALFMAMIAKTLNRMPIKVVGILALLCIAFWVYSNIHQLVVAVRTRGVQSALNSALFSVFILAILVVLNYIGLRHEVFRADLTKSKQYSLSEQTIKIVKGLDKKVTITAFISQEQYNSDKLRRLLHMYEIAGGSKLGVKVYDFKTDIDKAQEYGARFDGTMYIESGEEGSKRKEEIQGGTEEQITSAILAATTGQKTRICLLTGHGEIGVEGGGPDKPSLGMLKSILQNQQYQLDSLNLFTQAKPQVPTDCKLLIIAGAKYAPTAKEMTAINQYLDQGGNLWLLLEPPPAPDFADLLKAHGVTPLAGVVTDTDPYSSAEGNPTILAAHPQEHDTTGPLQTVVLPTSIAFDVQESAPPPSMPGAPPPPSNDKAKAILKTSDVASVKGISGRRGPFAVAVAVDESPAPPQQMPGQEPQEQSPAERKARLLVVGDSDFITDTFLPNLGGLSRQNLAFASMSVNWLVKNEKLVSIPAKEPDDKPYSVTDAQRRFTWVLTAGIVPLLIIIAGVFVWWRRRV, encoded by the coding sequence ATGGCAGAATCGCGGGAAGAGCAACACTCCGCCAAGCGTGACCCGCGCCTGATGGCGCTGCCCAGCGAGGCGATGACGGTAGTGGCCTTCTATGGCCGCATGGCCGGATGGGCCGGCAGCGTGCTCCTTCTGGCCGCGCTGTTCATGGCGATGATCGCCAAGACGCTCAATCGCATGCCGATCAAGGTCGTCGGCATCCTGGCGTTGCTGTGCATCGCCTTCTGGGTCTACAGCAACATCCACCAACTCGTGGTCGCCGTCCGCACGCGCGGGGTCCAGAGCGCGCTGAACTCCGCCTTGTTCAGCGTGTTCATCCTCGCGATCCTCGTGGTGCTCAACTACATCGGTCTGCGCCACGAGGTCTTCCGGGCGGACCTGACCAAGAGCAAGCAGTACTCGCTCTCCGAACAGACCATCAAGATCGTCAAGGGCCTGGACAAGAAGGTCACCATCACGGCCTTCATCTCCCAGGAGCAATACAACTCCGACAAGCTGCGCCGGCTGCTGCACATGTACGAGATCGCCGGCGGCAGCAAGCTCGGCGTCAAGGTCTATGACTTCAAGACCGACATTGACAAGGCCCAGGAGTATGGGGCCCGGTTCGATGGCACGATGTACATTGAGTCGGGGGAAGAGGGCTCCAAGCGCAAGGAAGAGATCCAGGGCGGCACCGAGGAGCAGATCACCAGCGCCATCCTCGCCGCCACCACCGGCCAGAAGACCCGCATCTGTCTGCTGACCGGTCACGGTGAAATCGGCGTGGAGGGCGGCGGACCGGACAAGCCCTCCCTGGGCATGCTCAAGAGCATCCTGCAGAACCAGCAGTACCAACTGGACAGCCTGAACCTGTTCACCCAGGCCAAGCCGCAGGTACCCACGGACTGCAAACTGCTGATCATCGCTGGCGCCAAGTACGCCCCCACCGCCAAGGAGATGACCGCCATCAACCAGTACCTGGACCAGGGCGGCAACCTCTGGCTGCTGCTGGAGCCGCCGCCGGCCCCGGACTTCGCCGACCTGCTCAAGGCCCATGGCGTGACCCCGCTCGCCGGCGTCGTGACCGACACGGACCCGTACAGCAGCGCCGAGGGCAACCCGACCATCCTGGCCGCACACCCGCAGGAGCATGACACCACCGGCCCGCTGCAGACCGTCGTGCTGCCCACCTCCATTGCCTTCGACGTGCAGGAGAGCGCGCCGCCGCCGTCCATGCCCGGTGCGCCCCCGCCGCCGTCCAATGACAAGGCCAAGGCCATCCTGAAGACCAGCGATGTGGCCAGCGTCAAGGGCATCAGCGGGCGCCGCGGTCCCTTCGCCGTCGCGGTGGCCGTGGACGAGAGCCCGGCTCCGCCCCAGCAGATGCCCGGCCAGGAGCCGCAGGAACAGTCACCGGCCGAGCGCAAGGCGCGCCTCCTGGTCGTCGGTGACTCCGACTTCATCACCGACACATTCCTGCCGAACCTCGGCGGCCTGAGCCGACAGAACCTGGCGTTCGCCTCCATGTCGGTCAACTGGCTGGTCAAGAACGAGAAGCTCGTCAGCATCCCGGCGAAGGAGCCCGACGACAAGCCCTACAGCGTCACGGACGCCCAGCGCCGCTTCACCTGGGTGCTCACCGCCGGGATCGTTCCGTTGCTTATCATCATCGCCGGCGTGTTCGTCTGGTGGCGCAGGAGGGTCTAG
- a CDS encoding DUF4340 domain-containing protein — protein MKNAKRLIAAAAVLVVLLAWVLVKDRGRVAEKEEVFKLKTEQVSALQVKTDTLSLMLRKEGDQWVLAEPVKGWADKDAAERAVNAMARLKPTGSRAKDVNLDDDKWGLKKPKLTATITYDGNRTATLYLGNQTLDSSEYFGRIEGRNKLYFIPTSIYSDLTQAVDALRDKSLVHVKKEDIKSLTLQYPDRVLAVEKGGTAEEPQWSLTQPYQAKADEWAAKTVAEKLADLKADGFAPDTPAAGKDYGFAKPMLKATLTTRDGKQFVVTFGAKGQEIAPPGAESAPGSVPGPKGVVYAQVEGRPEVLFVADSNMSDLQKTDMDLRDKRLLDFKKEQVREIKVERKQGVSFTVERSGPDTWRISAPSPGKANKTKVDDLLWDLTELEAKEFLGEQQDLKPYGLAVSDIIYTVTVAGRSEPIRIYIGYQKVDGVYYCRTSLSNQVYAIGEMPVVDLPKSLNDLKDTTPAATAAPAPAPAPTVPATPAPPPGGAQ, from the coding sequence ATGAAGAATGCCAAACGCCTCATCGCCGCCGCTGCCGTCCTGGTCGTCCTGCTGGCCTGGGTGCTGGTCAAGGACCGTGGCCGGGTAGCGGAAAAGGAAGAGGTCTTCAAGCTCAAGACCGAGCAGGTCAGTGCCCTGCAGGTCAAGACCGACACGCTGTCGCTGATGCTCCGCAAGGAGGGCGACCAGTGGGTGCTGGCTGAGCCGGTCAAGGGCTGGGCGGACAAGGACGCCGCCGAGCGCGCCGTCAACGCCATGGCCCGCCTCAAGCCGACCGGCAGCCGCGCCAAGGATGTCAACCTGGACGACGACAAGTGGGGTCTGAAGAAGCCCAAGCTGACCGCGACCATCACCTATGATGGCAACCGGACGGCCACGTTGTACCTGGGCAACCAGACGCTGGACAGCTCGGAGTACTTCGGCCGCATCGAGGGACGCAACAAGCTGTACTTCATCCCCACCAGCATCTACAGTGACCTGACGCAGGCCGTGGACGCGCTGCGCGACAAGTCCCTGGTGCACGTGAAGAAGGAAGACATCAAGTCGCTGACCCTCCAGTACCCTGACCGGGTGCTGGCAGTCGAGAAGGGCGGCACGGCCGAGGAGCCCCAGTGGTCCCTGACCCAGCCGTACCAGGCCAAGGCCGACGAGTGGGCCGCCAAGACGGTCGCCGAGAAGCTGGCGGACCTGAAGGCCGACGGCTTCGCCCCCGACACGCCGGCTGCGGGCAAGGACTACGGCTTCGCCAAGCCCATGCTCAAGGCGACGCTCACCACCCGCGACGGCAAGCAGTTCGTCGTGACCTTCGGCGCCAAGGGGCAGGAGATCGCCCCGCCGGGCGCCGAGAGCGCCCCGGGTTCCGTGCCGGGCCCCAAGGGCGTCGTCTACGCCCAGGTGGAGGGCCGGCCGGAAGTCCTGTTCGTCGCCGACAGCAACATGAGCGACCTGCAGAAGACCGACATGGACCTGCGCGACAAGCGTCTGCTGGACTTCAAGAAGGAGCAGGTGCGCGAGATCAAGGTGGAGCGCAAGCAAGGCGTCTCCTTCACCGTCGAGCGCAGCGGTCCGGATACCTGGCGCATCTCCGCGCCGAGCCCGGGCAAGGCCAACAAGACCAAGGTGGACGACCTGCTGTGGGACCTCACCGAACTGGAAGCCAAGGAGTTCCTCGGCGAACAGCAGGACCTCAAGCCCTACGGTCTGGCCGTCTCGGACATCATCTACACAGTGACCGTTGCGGGTCGCAGTGAGCCCATCAGGATCTACATCGGCTACCAGAAGGTGGATGGCGTCTACTACTGCCGGACCTCGCTGAGCAACCAGGTGTATGCCATCGGCGAGATGCCGGTCGTGGACCTGCCCAAGTCCCTGAACGACCTCAAGGACACCACGCCCGCCGCCACCGCAGCCCCGGCTCCCGCGCCGGCGCCCACGGTGCCGGCGACACCTGCGCCGCCGCCGGGCGGCGCGCAGTAG
- a CDS encoding TIGR03936 family radical SAM-associated protein, whose amino-acid sequence MMLRERTFALITFRKTGWLRFLGHLDVVRAFDRAIRRAKLPVAYSQGFSPHTLLSFAMPLPVGIAGENELAGLELAVEWDPRAVYKSLSRQLPPELGIVGVQMLQKSKRSIFADLAAADYRADFTGVDAQGLAQAVRALQAEPEWLIHRTTKSKEVDLDLKRRVHGLKALEGTLLMRIGLGQDNLAKPEEVLELLSRHLDHPLETALTRVALYSERQLPFTPAL is encoded by the coding sequence ATGATGCTCCGGGAACGCACCTTCGCGCTGATCACGTTCCGCAAGACCGGTTGGCTGCGCTTCCTGGGGCACCTGGACGTCGTGCGCGCCTTCGACCGGGCCATCCGCCGCGCCAAGCTGCCGGTGGCCTACTCGCAAGGCTTCTCGCCCCATACGCTGCTCAGCTTCGCCATGCCGCTGCCGGTGGGCATCGCGGGGGAGAACGAGCTGGCGGGCCTGGAGTTGGCCGTGGAGTGGGACCCGCGCGCGGTCTACAAGAGCCTGTCGCGGCAACTGCCCCCCGAACTGGGCATCGTCGGAGTGCAGATGCTGCAGAAGTCCAAGCGCTCGATCTTCGCCGACCTGGCGGCCGCGGACTACCGCGCCGACTTCACCGGCGTGGACGCCCAGGGTCTGGCGCAGGCTGTGCGCGCGTTGCAGGCCGAGCCGGAGTGGCTCATCCACCGCACCACCAAGAGCAAGGAAGTGGACCTGGACCTCAAGCGCAGGGTCCATGGTCTGAAGGCGCTGGAGGGGACGCTGCTGATGCGCATCGGGCTCGGACAGGACAACCTGGCGAAGCCCGAGGAGGTCCTGGAGCTGCTCTCGCGCCACCTGGACCACCCGCTGGAGACCGCGCTGACCCGCGTGGCGCTGTACTCCGAGCGACAGTTGCCCTTCACACCGGCTCTCTGA
- the miaA gene encoding tRNA (adenosine(37)-N6)-dimethylallyltransferase MiaA, with protein MPIPLLVIGGPTATGKTEAAVRLAERHGGEVVSADSMQIYQEFGVGTAKPTAADHARARFHLVDVADPRTPYTVADFQREAAAAIADIHARGKLPILCGGTGLYIRAVLGGLSFPPGGTPETQEIRQRLEQEADAHGLGSLRERLRQVDPQTVARLGAGDRKRIIRALEVYEHTGEPLAALARVDDAAKVHYNAATFALTSPRAVLYARIEARVDQMLAAGWLREVEHLREAGVTTAHQAMQAIGYRHLLAFLETGGDWAEVVAQIKRDTRRYAKRQLTWFRRETMTWLEWADSEGFDAAVRMIEQHLPGAGEA; from the coding sequence ATGCCCATCCCCCTGCTCGTCATCGGCGGCCCGACCGCCACCGGCAAGACCGAGGCCGCAGTGCGCCTCGCCGAGCGGCATGGCGGGGAGGTCGTTTCCGCAGACTCAATGCAGATATACCAGGAGTTTGGCGTCGGCACGGCGAAGCCTACGGCCGCCGACCACGCCCGGGCGCGCTTCCACCTGGTAGACGTCGCCGACCCGCGCACGCCGTACACGGTGGCGGACTTCCAGCGTGAGGCTGCTGCGGCCATTGCCGACATCCATGCGCGCGGCAAGCTACCGATCCTATGTGGGGGGACAGGCCTCTACATCCGGGCGGTCTTGGGCGGGCTGAGCTTCCCCCCGGGGGGGACGCCGGAGACGCAGGAGATCCGGCAGCGCCTGGAGCAGGAGGCCGACGCGCACGGGCTCGGCTCGCTGCGGGAGCGTCTGCGGCAGGTGGACCCGCAGACGGTCGCCCGACTGGGGGCCGGTGACCGCAAGCGGATCATCCGGGCGCTGGAGGTCTACGAGCACACTGGAGAGCCTCTGGCGGCCCTGGCTCGCGTTGACGACGCGGCCAAAGTCCACTATAATGCCGCCACTTTCGCCCTGACATCCCCGCGGGCGGTGCTGTACGCGCGCATCGAGGCTCGCGTGGACCAGATGTTGGCTGCCGGGTGGCTGCGGGAGGTCGAGCACCTGCGGGAGGCGGGCGTGACGACGGCCCACCAGGCCATGCAGGCCATCGGCTACCGGCACCTGTTGGCCTTCCTGGAAACGGGCGGAGACTGGGCGGAGGTCGTAGCCCAGATCAAGCGCGATACCCGGCGCTATGCCAAGCGCCAACTGACGTGGTTTCGACGTGAGACGATGACGTGGCTGGAATGGGCGGACTCTGAGGGCTTTGACGCGGCCGTGCGCATGATTGAACAGCATCTCCCTGGGGCAGGTGAGGCGTAA